The stretch of DNA ACATTGAAGTGTAGAACAACCCCAATTGAGTAAGAATCTATGCTCCAGACATTTTTCTCTTAAGTTTCAATGTGATGCTATACGTGACTTTTCAAGAAGCATTATATGAATATGTTTTTTAGAATGTACTTTACAGTTATTTCTTATTCCTATATATGACCTAAAAAGTTTTTAATTGATTTTTGTTGACAAATGCAACTTATGATAGTTCTTGGGCTCAGCTAATTTACGGCTTTTGTATTGTATTGTTCTTTCAGGTATATTAGAAGGAATCAATTAGATGCTGGGTTTCCTCTGTTTGAATCGGAATCTCTGAAGTGGCCTGGATTTGTGGAGTTTGATGATGTAAATGGAAAAGTACTTACATATTCAGCACAGGATGGGTAGGCCCTCTTGAACTGTTCGTTGCATTGAATAGTGTTTTTCACATCAATATTGTTCTGATTGTCATTGTTTTATCTGAAGTATCTATAAGGTCTTTGACTTGAAGAACTACTCCTTTCTATATTCAATACCAGATGAAAATGTCCAGGAGATAAAGATCAGGTTTGTGTTTTTTCCTTCACTTCTATCTATATTCCTGTATTTTAGAGGACAAACGATGACTTCttaatattttttttatatatttcAGTCCAGGAATCATGCTCTTGATATATGATAGAACACCGAGTTATGTTCCATTGAAGATATTATCAATTGAAGATGGGAAGCCACTGAAATTTTTTAAGCACTTGTTGCACCGCAACAAGAAAATTGATTTCATTGAGCAGTTCAATGAGAAGCTTCTTGTCAAGCAAGAGGATGAAAACTTCCAGATACTTGATGTATGTCATATTCGTGAGACTTATGTTAATCTTTTTTTAGCTTCTCTTACTGCATGCAGGACTAATGATTAGATGGTCTTTGTTTTTTGAAGGTGCGGACTTCTGAGCTAATTGAAGTCAGTGTCTCCAAGTTTATGACCCCTTCAGCATTCATTTTTCTTTATGAGAACAATCTCTTCTTGACATTCCGAAACAGAACAGTCGCTGTATGGAACTTTCGGGGAGAGCTTGTGACTTCATTTGAAGACCATTTGCTTTGGCATCATGATTGTAGCACCAACAATATTTACATTACTAGTGACCAGGATCTGATTATCTCGTACTGCAAATCAGAGGTGGTGGCGGAGGATGGTACAGGTATAGTACTCAAAAGCTGATTAGTGACTCAGCAGTTAATAGGTTCCATTATATAATCGCTTCTACTCACTAGTGTGGTTTTTTTACGCGCTTGTGTGCTAGTACACTGATATATAAGTATGTTGGATTGTTTTAATATTAAATCTGGTATAAATGTTGATGTTGGCCACCATTACCATATCATATATCATATATGTGGAACATATTATAGAACCTCCTTTAGTTCTGTAGAACTATTTGTCAGAATTATCCTGACACAAGTGCCATCTGCAGTTACTCCAATTGGATCCATCAACATGAGTGAGATTATGACAGGCAAGTGCATTGCCAAGATCGCTGCCAGCGACCCTGCCCTCAATGTCACCCCTCGCAGACACAATCGCAAGAAGCAGTCCTCAGTCTGGAGCACAGTTCCAGAAGCTCTGGAGGATGTCACAGCGCTGTTCTACGACGAGGACAGGAATGAGATCTACACCGGCAACAGCCATGGCCTGGTCCATGTGTGGTCTAACTAGATGGTAACATGTACATAGTTTCGCCCTTTTGATTCTGACATGAAGATCTTATTAGCTTTACTGCATTCTGTATAATCCCTGACCCAGGGCTCACCTAGTTTTTGTATTTGTCAATAGAATGTGTTTCCTTGAGCAATTGTGAGAACGCAAAGTGTTCTTGTAAATATTTATTTGTTTTATATTGTAATGGCATCTACCATGTTTTATTAACATAGAAATTAGCCTTCGAAAATCAAACTTTGGTGGATACTGTCTGCCAAGTTTCTGGCGGTGAGATCAAATGTAACAGTAGTGATTGGTGAAATGATGTGCTTTGTAACAGCATTGTAGTAACAGCTTGCAGTTCCTGATGGCTGTGGCTCATTTGCCTACAGCTATAGGTTGCTAGATGATCCTATGTGAAGCCCTCCTTTTAATCATGGGGTAATCCATATCTGACTGACCTGAACATTGGCAAGCTCAACAACAGCAGCTATGAAACATGAAAGAATTTCGCCACAATTATAGCCCCCATGAATATTAGTAATGCCAAGATTGTATCAGTATTGGCGAAGACACAGCTACATGACATTAAATCTTCATACGAAAACACAGTTTTACTTTTCGAAGGAACATGGCAATAAAAGATGCCGGCCATCTCTAAAATGGGTCGAGTTTGAATCCGCCCAGATTGTAAAATGCTGGGCCTGTAGCAACCAGAAGCTAGTATTAACTGTTAAGCCAAGGTTAACCTGGTTGGATCCATCCAAGCCCAGTCCAGGGCTTCCACAACTGCAACAAACTCGCGAACAAACTCACGCAGATTAAGGTCGTGGATGATTCTCTGTCTCGACAGATTCAAGTCGACGACGTTCTCGGCGATCTTCATCGTCCATCACTGACTGACCCGCGGCCATGGCGCCCGAGCGGTTCCGCGGCATGCAGCTCCAGGTACACACCTCATCCTCGTCTTCTGGTGCCCCGGCAGGCGCTAGGGTTGGGGTGACTGTCGCCGGCGCCGTTGCCTCTGTCCTCTGGTGTCGGTCCTTCCTATTCTCAACTCGCCTGAGTATTGTCAGTTCTGGTTTCGGTTCTTTGTTTGCATTTATGCTCAATTGTGGACTATGTAGACGAGTGGGTATATTGTTGCTGACATATCTACTGGATTATCTACTGTGGGTCTGTTAAATGTTCTGAATGCAATGTAGCAATAACTTTTTTCATGTATGCAAAATTACTGTCCCTGTATGTTTTCTGGTTGAATAAAAAGTCCAGATTAATTGTTCTTTTGGGCACAAACCATTTCAGTGTACTTAGCATTTACATACATTTTAATTCTTCCTCGTCTTGTGCAGGAAGAATTTGATACCTACGGTGGCTGCGAAGCTCGCCTATCGAAGTCTCCTAAGTTTCTTACAGAAAGATCCAAAATTATTGAAATTGTAGCAGCAAAGGATATCATATTTGCTCTTTCTCAATCTGGGCTTTGCGCTGCTTTTGACCGAGGTAGGTGCTCTGAAGATGAGATCTGTACATGGCACATTCTGAATATCTGATAAAATTTGTCGTCATCATTTGGCCTGCTCTGCCTTTGTACTTTTGTGTCTGCAGTAATGAATAAGCGCATAGCCTTCTTCAATTTAAACCCAGATGAAGTTATTCGGAGCATGTTGTACAACAAGTACAATGATTCGCTTGTCACTGTGTCCCTTTATTCATCCGACAGTTATGGATCGTTGAATTGCAGAACAAACCCGATTGAGTAAGAACATATGCTCCAAAGTCCAAAGTTCTCTTTTTGAAGGAGTGCCCTATAGATGCTAAATATTTTTTAATGTTATTGCTGTTTTTCCTTAGTCCTATATATACACTATTCAAGTATCTTTTCAATCGACTTTTGTTGAACAATGCAACTTACCAAAGTTCTTGGGCTGAGTTGATAATATATTCGACATATTTAAATGTTCCTGCAGGTATGTTAGAAGGAATGAGTTAGATGCTGGATTTCCTATTTTTGAATCCGAATCTCTGAAGTGGCCAGGATTTGTGGAGTTTGATCGTGTGAATGGAGAAGTACCCATATACGCAGCACAGGATCGGTATGCCTTCTTTAACAGTTCACTTTTTTTCGACAGCCATATTGACCTAATTGTCATTCTTTTATGTGCAGTATCTATAAGGTCTTTGACTTGGCGAACTACTCCTTTCTATATTCAATACAAGATAAGAGTGTGCAGGATATAAAGATCAGGTTTGCGCTCTTTTCTCCTGATTTGATCTATCTTACAGTATCCTAGGGGCCCAATTGATGCCTTCTTAAATTTCTTATTTCAGTCAGGGATTCATGCTCGTGATATATGATAGAACGCTGAGTTATGTTTCATTGAAGATATTATCGATCGTAGATGGAAAGCCACTTAAATTTTTTAAGCACTTGTTGCACCCCCAACAAGAAAGTTGATTTCATTGACCATTTCAACGAGAAGTTCCTGGTCAAGCAAGAGGGCGAGAACATTCAGATATTTGATGTATGGCATAGTTCAGGAGCGATATATTACTTTTCCCCCCCTAGAGGAACCCCTAATTCTTGCGAGCCTAATAATTGACGTTCTTTGTGTTGTGAAGGTGTGGAATTCTGAGCTAATAGAAATCAGTGACACCAAGTTTGTGAACTCTCAAGCATTGGTTGTTCTGTATGAGAGGAATCTCTTGATATTCCGGAATAGAACGGCAGCTGTATGGAATTTCCGGAGGAGCTTGTGACTTCTTTTGAAGACCATTTGCTTTGGCATGATGGCGTTTATAGTGCAAACGATATTTATATTACTAAGGATGAGGACCGGGTTATCTCGTACTGCAAATCTGAGGCAGTTGAGGATGATGGTACAGGTGCAGTACTCAAAACCCTTCATTTTCTCGAAATTGCATCATTCATTTATATAAAAATGCAACCACTTCCATCTAGAGAACTACTACACTGATGTATAAAAATGCTAGGTGGTTCTGACATTAAATCCTGTAGAGCATCAATACTAATCATGAATGTGGAGCATACCATGGAATTCGGTTTGTCGAACTATTGGCGGCAAATTTCCTGACACATGTGTCATCTGCAGTTACTCCAATTGAGTCCATCAACATGAGCGAGATTATAACGGGCAAGTGCATTGCGAAGATTGCTGCCAACAACCCTACCATCAGCATCGCCCCTCACAGAAATGGTTGCAATGAGCGGTCCTCGGTCAGCTGCACCCCTCCAGAAGCCCTGAAGGACATTACAGCGGTGTTGTACGACGAGGACAGGAATGAGAGATACACCGGCAACAAACACGATCTGGTGCGTGTGTGGTCCAATTCATCCGGGTTTATTTTCGGGAAACTGTGATTGTGCAGTCTCCTTCTGTATTTCCTTGCTATGCACCATGTTACTATGTTAGTAACATAGAATTTAGCCTCCATGTCAAACTTGGCTGGATATCTGAAGTGATTCGCCGAATACTGTGCTGTTCTTTCAATAGCGCTGTTGTCAGAATTTTCAATTTTCAGATAACTGTGGTTCTTTTCCTGT from Panicum hallii strain FIL2 chromosome 3, PHallii_v3.1, whole genome shotgun sequence encodes:
- the LOC112887918 gene encoding uncharacterized protein LOC112887918, which produces MDGPKRQLRVRLRVTARRRGGDGADGGRPGAGAGAAGRKRRLDAPALNSAAKLQRREIGCRQLAARGGGPAAAVPERFRNMRLQEEFDTYDDNAHLFVKLQFLRRRSKIIEIVAAKDIIFALAHSGLCAAFNRVTNKRISFLNLSPDEVIRSLFYNKNNDSLITVSVYASDNFSTLKCRTTPIEYIRRNQLDAGFPLFESESLKWPGFVEFDDVNGKVLTYSAQDGIYKVFDLKNYSFLYSIPDENVQEIKISPGIMLLIYDRTPSYVPLKILSIEDGKPLKFFKHLLHRNKKIDFIEQFNEKLLVKQEDENFQILDVRTSELIEVSVSKFMTPSAFIFLYENNLFLTFRNRTVAVWNFRGELVTSFEDHLLWHHDCSTNNIYITSDQDLIISYCKSEVVAEDGTVTPIGSINMSEIMTGKCIAKIAASDPALNVTPRRHNRKKQSSVWSTVPEALEDVTALFYDEDRNEIYTGNSHGLVHVWSN